A stretch of DNA from Candidatus Pseudomonas phytovorans:
GCTACCGATACAGTACAGTTGATCGCGTAATTACCCATTGACTGTATTGCACGGTCATTCCGCATAATGCCCCTTCATAATAAGGAGGTGGCATGCGCAAGACAGTCCTGGTACTGGTGGAAACCGTCAACGATTACCTGCCCATGCTGGAGCAGGCCGGTTACCACCTGATCCGCGCCCCCTCACCGCAATTGCGCGTCGACGCCATCCAGCGCCACGCCGGTGAAATCGACGCCGTGCTCACGCGCGGCCCGCTGGGCCTGACTGCCGCCGAAATCGATGCGTTGCCCAACCTGCAGATCATCTGCGTGATCGGCGCCGGCTACGAACAAGTCGACCTGGGTGCCGCCGCAGCTCGCGGCATCACCGTTACCAACGGCGCGGGTGCCAATGCCAGCGCGGTCGCCGACCATACCCTGGCCCTGTTGCTGGCGCTGCTGCGCGACATTCCCCGTGCTGATGCCAGCACCCGTCGCGGCGAGTGGAACCGGGTGATCAGCCCCTCGGTGAGTGGCAAGCGCCTGGGCATTCTTGGCCTGGGGTCGGTGGGGCAGGCCATTGCCAAGCGTGCCAACCTGGGCTTCGACATGCCCGTCAGCTATCACAGCCGCACGCCGCGCGCAGATGTGCCTTACACCTGGTACGACAGCCCGCTGCGCCTGGCCGCTGCCGTCGACATTCTGGTTGTGGCCACTCCCGGAGGCGCCCACACCCAGCACCTGGTCGATGCTGAGGTATTGAAGGCGCTGGGGAGCGACGGCTATCTGGTGAATATCGCCCGAGCCAGCGTGGTCGACACCGACGCCCTGGTGGCAGCCCTGCAACAAGGCCAACTGGCCGGCGCCGCGCTGGACGTGTTCGACGACGAGCCAGAGGTGCCTGATGCGCTCAAGGCCTTGGCTAACACTGTGCTCACGCCCCATGTGGCTGGCCAGTCGCCGGAGGCCGCGCGCGATACCGTGGCCTTGGTGCTGCAAAACCTGCAGGCGTTCTTTGCCGGTGAACCCGTATTGACCCCGGTGCACCAGTAACCCTTTTCCAGACATCAACCCGGCTACGTCCGGGCTACAAGGAGTGTGTGCATGCAACTTGAACTCTTCCAGGTCGATGCTTTTTCCGCTGAACCGTTCGGTGGTAACCCGGCTGCTGTGATCGCGCTGCAAAGCTGGCTGCCGGACGATGTCCTGCAGCGCATCGCCGAAGAAAACAACCTGTCGGAAACCGCCTATTTCGTGCGCAACGGCGAAACCTTCGACCTGCGCTGGTTCACCCCGACGGTGGAAGTCGACCTGTGCGGCCACGCTACGCTGGCGTCGGCCTATGTGCTGTTTGAGCAGCTGGGTGAGCAGGCGCAGGTGCTGCGCTTCAACACCCGCAGTGGCGAATTGCGCGTCAGCCGTGGCACTGACGGGCTGCTGGCCATGGATTTCCCGGCCAAACAACCGGCCACCGTGGAAACCCCGGCAGGCCTGCTGCAAGCGCTGGGCCTGAGCCGGGCACAGGCGGTGTACCGTAGCGACGACTATGTGGTGGTGATCGATGATGCAACGCTGCTCGACACCCTGAAGCCAGACTTTGCTGCGCTGTCGGCTTTCGAAGTGCGCGGCATTGCCGTGACGGCGGCAGGGCGTGGCTTTGATTTTGTTACCCGTTGGTTCGGTCCTCGGGTTGGCGTGAATGAAGACCCGGTCACCGGGTCGGCACACACCTCGCTGGCGCCGGTGTGGGCTGAGCGGTTGGGTAAAAGCGTGCTGAGCTGCGAGCAAGGTGGTGCACGTAAAGGGCAACTGCAATGTGAGGTGCCGGGTAACGGCCGGGTGATCATCAGTGGCCGGGCGGCGTTGTACCTGCGCGGCACTGTATACATCTGACAGGTCGGGCCGCCCCCACAAAAGCGCTCTTCTATACTTGCCTGCCCATCTTCTGCTGAAGGAGCCCGCCATGGCCCTGGAAAAACAAGGCACCTGTCTGTGCGGCGCCACCACGCTCACGGTCACCGTCGACAACACCCACATCAGCGCCTGCCATTGCAGCATGTGCCGCAAGTGGACCGGCGGCCCGTTGCTGGTGGTGCATTGCAGCCAGCCACCAGTGATCGAAGGACGTGCCCCTAGTGTCTACGATTCGTCCGACTGGGCCCAGCGAGGGTTTTGCGGCCAGTGCGGCACGCACTTGTATTACCGGCTGAAGGCCAACGACTTCCATGCCGTGCCGGTAGGCCTGCTGGACGGTGACCAGGAATGGGAGTTCGACCTGCAGATTTTCGTCGAGCAGAAACCGGCCTGGTACTGTTTTGCCAACCAGACCAAAGAGCTGACCGGCCAAGAGGTCTTCGAGCAGAACAGTTGACTCAGGCCCGCCATCATGAAATGCCAGCTGAACTTGCCAAACCGGTGCATTCCTGAGAAAAGGGCGGCTTTGTTTTCCAGCGTTGGAGTGTGCCCGTGAGCCAAGAACTGCAGATCATCGACCTGGTCGAGGGTGAAGGAAAAGCCGCCGTCAAAGGCGCCCTGATCACCACCCAGTACACCGGCTGGCTCGCCGACGGCAGCGAGTTCGACTCGTCCTGGTCACGCGGCAAGCCGTTCCAGTGCGTGATCGGCACCGGTCGGGTGATCAAGGGGTGGGACCAGGGCCTGATGGGTATGCGTGTTGGCGGCAAGCGCAAGCTGCTGGTACCCGCATCGCTGGGCTATGGCGAGCGCAGTGTAGGGGCGATACCGCCGAACTCGGATTTGACCTTTGAGATCGAACTGCTGGAAGTGCTGACGCGGGATGATTGAGGAAAAGGACTACACTCGCTGTCGGCCGGCGCCTGATTGAGGCGCTTTTAAGGGTCGGCTAACCTTACAGTCTCTATGAGAGAGCAGGGTAGCATTACCATGAAATCGCATTTTTCATCACGCGTGGTTCGCGAAGCAAACGCGTTGCTGGTGGCATCAGGCGCGCGAATGGAAATTTCATTACCGCGCGAACTGACGAGCGTGGTTACCAACACCCGAAAAACGCGCTCGGAACTGAAGGCAGCATTCGCTGCTGCTTACTCCCGCTTACGCAAAGGGTGAGAGCCCGATGGCTGACGGCTGTTACAACCACATCTACTCGGTACTCGTGGAGAATGAGCAAGACACGCTCGGTATCATTGCCTATTCGTTGTACAAGAGGCAAAAAATCGAGTTCATCCAGGCTTTCAAGGAAAAACATGATCGAGAGCCGAGAGATGAAGATTTGGAACATTTCCACGATGTAAGCAACAGCCCTTCGCAGATCGAAGGTTACCGCAATCAAGCCAGCCAGCTGGCTCAGGGGTTTCTAGATGCCTCGATTGCGGCGCAAGCAGTGGAACTTGAGCAGTACTATTCCGACAAGGCAAGCAGCGAAATCAAGCAAGCCAAGCCAGGGTTTTGGTTGGGTGTGGTGCAGAGCCTTGTGGGCTCAATCCTCTTTGTATTCTTGCTGGGTTTTCTGGTGTTCTTCACGTGGAGTTTGAATCAAGGCCCAAAGCAGGTTATTGAACAGGTCTTCGATGTAACCATTCTCGACACAGCCTCTCTGGTTGAAGCAGCAGGGTCACCCTAGCGGTCACTCCTGAGAGCGACAAGGAACGAACGGACACAATTCAGCAACACCCATCCCCTAACCTAGGCCTTGCCTAGGGAACGGCATACACCTCCAGGAAGGAACCAAACGGGTTCAGGGCACTCTGACCCTCACTCGTTGCCAAGGATGGCATTCACTACAAGGGCGCCCTTTGACTGATGAGGGCGATGTGGCGGGTCTACCCGATT
This window harbors:
- a CDS encoding 2-hydroxyacid dehydrogenase translates to MRKTVLVLVETVNDYLPMLEQAGYHLIRAPSPQLRVDAIQRHAGEIDAVLTRGPLGLTAAEIDALPNLQIICVIGAGYEQVDLGAAAARGITVTNGAGANASAVADHTLALLLALLRDIPRADASTRRGEWNRVISPSVSGKRLGILGLGSVGQAIAKRANLGFDMPVSYHSRTPRADVPYTWYDSPLRLAAAVDILVVATPGGAHTQHLVDAEVLKALGSDGYLVNIARASVVDTDALVAALQQGQLAGAALDVFDDEPEVPDALKALANTVLTPHVAGQSPEAARDTVALVLQNLQAFFAGEPVLTPVHQ
- a CDS encoding PhzF family phenazine biosynthesis protein, coding for MQLELFQVDAFSAEPFGGNPAAVIALQSWLPDDVLQRIAEENNLSETAYFVRNGETFDLRWFTPTVEVDLCGHATLASAYVLFEQLGEQAQVLRFNTRSGELRVSRGTDGLLAMDFPAKQPATVETPAGLLQALGLSRAQAVYRSDDYVVVIDDATLLDTLKPDFAALSAFEVRGIAVTAAGRGFDFVTRWFGPRVGVNEDPVTGSAHTSLAPVWAERLGKSVLSCEQGGARKGQLQCEVPGNGRVIISGRAALYLRGTVYI
- a CDS encoding GFA family protein, which gives rise to MALEKQGTCLCGATTLTVTVDNTHISACHCSMCRKWTGGPLLVVHCSQPPVIEGRAPSVYDSSDWAQRGFCGQCGTHLYYRLKANDFHAVPVGLLDGDQEWEFDLQIFVEQKPAWYCFANQTKELTGQEVFEQNS
- a CDS encoding FKBP-type peptidyl-prolyl cis-trans isomerase, which encodes MSQELQIIDLVEGEGKAAVKGALITTQYTGWLADGSEFDSSWSRGKPFQCVIGTGRVIKGWDQGLMGMRVGGKRKLLVPASLGYGERSVGAIPPNSDLTFEIELLEVLTRDD